In the Flavobacterium sp. 90 genome, TTTTCGAAATTAACTCGTTGGCTTTCGTGTCAAGAATTTCAAGATCGTCACCAAAAATTTTAATCGCAATATCGCTTCGGCTTCCGGTCATTAATTCATTAAAACGCATCTGAATAGGCTGCGAAATCTCAATATTAGCGCCTGGAATTACTTCCATTTCTTCTTTCATCGCATTGGCTAAATCTTCCCAATTATGATATTTTCCTTTCCATTCTTTTTTGTCTTTCAAAACAATAATCAAATCGCCACTTTCGATTGGCATTGGATCTGTAGGGATTTCACCGCTTCCAATTTTGGTTACAATGGTTTTGATCTCCGGGAATTTAGCTTTTAGAATTTGTTCGTATTTAGTGGCAGTTTCAACCATCTGCGTAAGCGAACTTCCGGTCATAATTGTGGCATTTATAGCCAAATCGCCTTCTTCGATCGTTGGAATAAATTCTCCTCCCATCGTATTAAAAACAAAGACTCCAAGCGCAAATAAACCTAAAGAAATTCCTAAAACAATCTTCTTAAATTGCAGCGCTTTTTTGAGAAATGGCGTATAAATCGATTCTAACCAAGCCATCATTCTATCACTGAAATTTTCTTTGTGTTCTGTTTTTTTAGATAAAAACAAAGCGCTCATCACAGGCACATAAGTCAACGAAAGAACAAAAGCTCCCGCGACGGCAAAACCAACGGTCATTGCCATAGGTCTGAACATTTTTCCTTCGGTTCCTATTAAAGCTAGAATTGGTAAATAAACAATCAGAATAATGATTTCTCCAAAAGCGGCGCTATTTCTAATTTTTGAAGCGGAGTTATAAACTTCAAGATCCATTTCGCTTTGCGATAATTCTTTTTTGCGCTTGAGTTGTTGCAGATGATGCATTGTAGCTTCAACAATAATTACGGCGCCATCGACAATTATTCCAAAATCGATCGCTCCCAAACTCATTAAATTTCCGCTTACGCCAAAGGCATTCATCAAAATAATAGCAAACAACATCGCTAACGGAATTACAGAAGCAACGATTAAACCTGCGCGAAGATTCCCCAGAAATATAATAAGGACAAAAATCACGATTAATGCTCCTTCTAATAAGTTTTTTGTAACGGTTCCTATCGCGTTATCAACCAATTTTCCTCGGTCAATAAAAGCTTCGGCAACAACGCCTTCGGGTAAACTTTTATTAATCTGAATCATTCTTTCGTGGATTCTGTTGACTACAGCGCTGGAGTTTTCGCCTTTGAGCATTAAAACCATTCCCGAAACAATTTCGCCTTTACCATCTTTTGTAGAAGCGCCGTAACGCAAAGCAACACCTTCACGAACCTCAGCAACATCACGGACTAAAACGGGCGAACCATTTCGGTTTTTGACCACGACATTTCCTAAATCTTTTGTGCCTTTTGCCATTCCAACGCCACGAATAAAATAGGCGTATTGATCTTTTTCGATATAAGCGCCTCCCGTATTTTGATTGTTTTTTTCTAAAGCTTCAAAAATTTCGGTAATCGTAACGCCCAGACTGTTTAGTGTATTTGGGTTTACGGCGATTTCATATTGTTTAAGTTTTCCGCCCCAGGCACTTACATCAGCAACACCTTTGATTCCCTGCAATTGCGGAATAATAATCCAATCCTGAATGGTTCTTAATTTTACTGCGTCATATTTGTTTTCATAGCCTTTTTTGGCATAAACATCATATTGATAAATTTCACCTAATCCGGTAGAAATTGGTGCTAATTCCGGTGAACCAGCATAGGCGGGAATATTTTCTTCGGCTTGTTTAAGACGCTGAAATATTTGCTCTCGTGCCCAATAAATATCTACGTCATCTTCAAAAACAACGGTTACAACTGATAATCCAAAACGGGAAATACTGCGAAGTTCTATAATATCCGGAACTGTTTTTACAGCTTGTTCCAGCGGATATGTGATTAATTGCTCGACTTCCTGACTTGCCAATGTTGGTGCTGTCGTGATGATCTGCACTTGATTATTGGTAATATCCGGCAAGGCATCAAGTGGCAATTGTTTGAGCGAATAGCTTCCCCAAGCTATTAAAACGAGGGTAAATAATAGTATAACAAACTTGTTCTTTATACTAAACTGTATGATTTTATCTAACATTTTAATGGTATAATGATATGAGAAATGAGGCAAAGTTTTGCCTATTTAAATACTGTGGAAAATCCACAACTCTCTAACCCAAATCCCATTTTACAGGGTTGGGCTTCATTATGCTATTTGAGGCGGTTGCCAGATACTTCCGTAGAAATTGGAAGCAAAAACAGAATTATAACTTGGTAATTGTATTGAAATGATTGCTGTTACTACCTGAAAATCAAAAACTGAAGCGGTTTGATAAGTTAAAACCTGTGCTCCACAACAATTACAGGCGCAAAACGGAGAACATAAATCATTGTCTTTATCGTGCGAATGATTTGCTTCTGATGAAAATTGGGCTGTTTTATGGGCGGCACTATTTACTTCCATATCTGCACAAGGCATATTTGAAAGTGCTAATAAATAAACCGACAATATTATTGTTATCCATTTCACAGCACAAAAATACTATTTATTTCTATTCAAAAATCCAAAAAATGAAAAATGCTATTCTGTTAGAACAACAAATGCCTTACAAATCCAATTGAAATATTTTCGTTTCAAATGCGCACTTTCTTAAAAAATATTGTAAATGGTAAGAAAATTTATTTAACTTTAACAATAATTAACATTTATACAAAAACAAAATACCGCTCCATTTTTAATCCAATATATTGAAATACAAAAGATAAGAAGACTTTTCACATAAGAATACATTAGTACATATTTATTTTACGCAGTCCTATATTAATTAATTTTATAATACTACAAAAACGATGAAATGTAATACACTAATATTAGCCTTATTATTACTCTTTAGCATACAGATTTTTGGACAGGTTTACACCGATAAAATCGTTGG is a window encoding:
- a CDS encoding DUF6660 family protein, whose protein sequence is MKWITIILSVYLLALSNMPCADMEVNSAAHKTAQFSSEANHSHDKDNDLCSPFCACNCCGAQVLTYQTASVFDFQVVTAIISIQLPSYNSVFASNFYGSIWQPPQIA
- a CDS encoding CusA/CzcA family heavy metal efflux RND transporter; translation: MLDKIIQFSIKNKFVILLFTLVLIAWGSYSLKQLPLDALPDITNNQVQIITTAPTLASQEVEQLITYPLEQAVKTVPDIIELRSISRFGLSVVTVVFEDDVDIYWAREQIFQRLKQAEENIPAYAGSPELAPISTGLGEIYQYDVYAKKGYENKYDAVKLRTIQDWIIIPQLQGIKGVADVSAWGGKLKQYEIAVNPNTLNSLGVTITEIFEALEKNNQNTGGAYIEKDQYAYFIRGVGMAKGTKDLGNVVVKNRNGSPVLVRDVAEVREGVALRYGASTKDGKGEIVSGMVLMLKGENSSAVVNRIHERMIQINKSLPEGVVAEAFIDRGKLVDNAIGTVTKNLLEGALIVIFVLIIFLGNLRAGLIVASVIPLAMLFAIILMNAFGVSGNLMSLGAIDFGIIVDGAVIIVEATMHHLQQLKRKKELSQSEMDLEVYNSASKIRNSAAFGEIIILIVYLPILALIGTEGKMFRPMAMTVGFAVAGAFVLSLTYVPVMSALFLSKKTEHKENFSDRMMAWLESIYTPFLKKALQFKKIVLGISLGLFALGVFVFNTMGGEFIPTIEEGDLAINATIMTGSSLTQMVETATKYEQILKAKFPEIKTIVTKIGSGEIPTDPMPIESGDLIIVLKDKKEWKGKYHNWEDLANAMKEEMEVIPGANIEISQPIQMRFNELMTGSRSDIAIKIFGDDLEILDTKANELISKIKNIKGIGDLKADKVTGLPQITIKYDYNKIALYGLNISDINRIIRSSFAGESAGKIYDESKRFDVVVRMNENNRAEITDVSNLFIPLPNGQQVPLSQVATVDYEQGPVQVVREDGKRRITVGLNVRGRDIKSVVEEIQQKLDKNFKLPAGYYVTYGGQFENLIEATKRLSIALPIALGLILVLLYFTFKSFKQAGLIFTAIPLSAIGGVFALWLRGMPFSISAGIGFIALFGIAVLNGIVLISYFNQLKTEGILDPLQRVLIGTKTRLRPVLMTAAVASLGFLPMALSTSGGAEVQKPLATVVIGGLVSATLLTLIVLPILYLLLERGINRKGREDLREERNED